In one Zymobacter palmae genomic region, the following are encoded:
- a CDS encoding YkgJ family cysteine cluster protein gives MNARIPTASSDQGCRPGCGACCIAPSITSPIPGMPEGKPAGVRCVQLDDRNLCRLFGLPERPTVCRAFDYDLSLCGTDNGAALDNITLLETATL, from the coding sequence ATGAATGCCCGTATTCCCACCGCCTCTTCGGATCAAGGGTGCCGCCCCGGCTGCGGAGCCTGCTGCATCGCCCCCTCCATCACATCGCCGATTCCCGGCATGCCGGAAGGCAAACCGGCCGGCGTACGCTGTGTGCAGCTTGATGACCGCAATCTATGTCGACTGTTTGGCCTTCCCGAGCGTCCAACGGTCTGTCGTGCCTTCGACTACGACCTCTCCCTGTGTGGTACGGATAATGGGGCAGCACTGGACAATATCACCCTGCTGGAAACAGCAACGCTATAG
- a CDS encoding 6-carboxytetrahydropterin synthase, which translates to MSLFVHGLSALDLSWWCGERGLVGASWHVDLLLNGELGEDGMLFDFGEVKPWVKQHVDGTVDHTLLVPTKMAGVSVTECREGLCVRFSSPWPMEIRAPRQAFTLLPWQIIDADRIGRYLSEQLMKRPPARVTDIQLTLREEPIPEGFCYGYSHGLKRHIGNCQRIAHGHRSRLYIWRDGELDEALIQHWCERLADIYLADREDCIGAEDGDTLSLAYDAPQGHFRMTLPRQRAAILPTTTTVEQIAQWIANETARMQPGRIRVQAFEGIGKGAIAEAHR; encoded by the coding sequence ATGAGTCTTTTCGTACACGGCCTTTCCGCACTCGATCTGTCTTGGTGGTGCGGTGAACGCGGCTTAGTCGGGGCCAGCTGGCACGTCGATCTGCTGCTGAACGGAGAACTGGGCGAAGACGGCATGCTGTTCGATTTCGGTGAAGTCAAACCGTGGGTCAAGCAGCACGTCGATGGCACCGTAGACCATACCCTACTGGTACCGACGAAGATGGCGGGCGTCAGCGTCACAGAATGCCGTGAAGGGCTGTGCGTTCGTTTCTCTTCACCTTGGCCAATGGAAATCCGCGCACCGCGCCAAGCATTTACTCTGCTACCGTGGCAAATTATCGACGCCGATCGCATTGGTCGCTATCTGTCGGAGCAGCTGATGAAGCGCCCTCCGGCGCGTGTCACCGACATTCAGCTCACGCTGCGCGAGGAACCGATTCCCGAAGGATTCTGCTATGGCTACAGCCACGGCCTCAAGCGTCATATTGGCAACTGCCAGCGCATCGCTCACGGTCACCGTTCCCGCCTGTATATCTGGCGCGACGGCGAGCTAGATGAAGCCCTGATCCAGCACTGGTGTGAACGACTGGCGGATATCTATCTGGCGGATCGCGAGGACTGTATCGGTGCCGAGGATGGCGATACGCTCTCGCTCGCGTATGATGCTCCCCAAGGCCACTTCCGCATGACGCTGCCACGCCAGCGTGCCGCTATTCTGCCCACGACGACGACCGTCGAACAAATAGCCCAGTGGATCGCTAATGAAACCGCACGAATGCAGCCTGGCCGCATTCGTGTGCAAGCTTTCGAAGGCATCGGCAAGGGCGCCATTGCCGAAGCACACCGTTAA
- the queE gene encoding 7-carboxy-7-deazaguanine synthase: MYAIKEAFYSLQGEGARAGRASVFCRFTGCNLWSGRPQDREKSACRFCDTDFIGTDGQNGGKFVTADQLADHLDALWPYLAASGKRYVVFTGGEPLLQLDKALIEAMHARDFEIAVETNGTLPAPEGIDWICVSPKGATTLVQTSGHELKLVYPQADALPERFETLDFQHFYLQPMDLIPLGQQGTTQARALTYCLQHPQWQLSLQMHKIIGID, from the coding sequence ATGTACGCTATCAAAGAAGCCTTCTACTCTCTGCAGGGAGAAGGGGCACGGGCCGGTCGCGCCTCCGTATTCTGTCGCTTTACGGGCTGTAACCTGTGGAGCGGACGCCCACAGGATCGCGAAAAAAGTGCCTGCCGCTTTTGCGACACCGATTTCATCGGTACTGATGGACAGAACGGTGGCAAGTTCGTGACCGCCGATCAACTGGCAGACCATCTTGATGCACTGTGGCCCTATCTGGCAGCCAGTGGCAAACGCTACGTCGTCTTTACGGGCGGCGAACCACTGCTACAACTGGACAAGGCACTGATCGAGGCCATGCATGCGCGTGACTTCGAGATTGCCGTGGAAACGAACGGCACGCTGCCCGCCCCAGAAGGCATTGACTGGATCTGCGTCAGCCCCAAGGGCGCGACCACGCTGGTACAGACTTCCGGTCACGAGTTGAAGCTGGTTTATCCTCAAGCGGATGCCTTACCGGAACGCTTCGAAACGCTGGACTTCCAGCATTTCTACCTTCAGCCAATGGATCTGATACCGTTGGGCCAGCAAGGCACCACTCAAGCACGGGCACTCACCTATTGCCTGCAGCACCCACAGTGGCAGCTCTCACTTCAGATGCACAAGATCATAGGAATCGATTGA
- a CDS encoding superantigen-like protein SSL4, with protein sequence MGYCGYGWAAAAYCSTPQRLNASTPQRLNASTPQRLNASTPQRLNASTPQRLNASTPQRLNASTPQRLNASTPQRLNASTPQRLNASTPQRLNASTPQRLNASTPQRLNASTPQRLKS encoded by the coding sequence ATGGGCTATTGCGGATACGGATGGGCGGCAGCAGCATATTGCTCAACGCCTCAACGCCTCAACGCCTCAACGCCTCAACGCCTCAACGCCTCAACGCCTCAACGCCTCAACGCCTCAACGCCTCAACGCCTCAACGCCTCAACGCCTCAACGCCTCAACGCCTCAACGCCTCAACGCCTCAACGCCTCAACGCCTCAACGCCTCAACGCCTCAACGCCTCAACGCCTCAACGCCTCAACGCCTCAACGCCTCAACGCCTCAACGCCTCAACGCCTCAACGCCTCAACGCCTCAACGCCTCAACGCCTCAACGCCTCAACGCCTCAACGCCTCAACGCCTCAACGCCTCAAATCATAG
- the queC gene encoding 7-cyano-7-deazaguanine synthase QueC: MSEHTPVSASNAVLSSSIPASRRAVVIYSGGMDSFTVLHKAIAQGFEVHALSFNYGQRHSRELESARKVCAQLGLSHKVVDIRAIHGLIDNSSLTNNDQALPTGDYDEGNMTSTVVPNRNMILLSLAIGYAVNIDAEHCFYGAHGGDHAIYPDCRPEFVEKMQDVARIANYTPVEVHAPYLTASKADILADGIAMGLDYADTWTCYLGEEAACGECGSCRERLAAFAAHGLTDPVPYRQSKG, encoded by the coding sequence ATGTCTGAACACACGCCTGTATCAGCGTCCAACGCTGTCCTTTCTTCTTCCATTCCAGCCTCACGGCGCGCCGTCGTCATCTATTCTGGCGGCATGGATTCGTTCACTGTGCTGCACAAGGCGATTGCTCAAGGCTTCGAAGTGCACGCCTTGTCGTTCAACTATGGCCAACGCCATTCTCGCGAGCTGGAATCGGCGCGCAAGGTCTGCGCGCAGCTGGGCCTTTCACACAAGGTCGTCGATATTCGTGCCATTCACGGTCTGATCGACAACTCCTCACTGACCAACAACGACCAGGCACTGCCAACGGGCGACTACGACGAGGGCAACATGACCTCGACGGTTGTGCCCAACCGCAACATGATCCTGCTGTCGCTGGCTATCGGCTACGCCGTCAACATCGACGCCGAACACTGTTTTTATGGCGCACACGGCGGCGATCACGCCATCTATCCCGACTGCCGTCCAGAATTTGTCGAGAAGATGCAGGACGTCGCCCGTATCGCTAACTACACCCCCGTTGAGGTACATGCCCCTTACCTGACCGCCAGCAAGGCTGACATTCTGGCCGATGGCATTGCGATGGGCCTCGACTACGCCGATACGTGGACCTGCTACCTAGGTGAAGAAGCGGCCTGCGGTGAATGCGGCAGCTGTCGTGAACGCTTAGCAGCCTTCGCAGCCCACGGCCTGACCGATCCCGTGCCCTACCGTCAGTCCAAGGGATAA
- a CDS encoding ShlB/FhaC/HecB family hemolysin secretion/activation protein, which produces MAEITRGGAHIAILMLALAGSNAVWAAPSSVNDELLRHQQTQQQARDAQLAPPTPDIRFGVEGRGMGSSAYPVELPCFMIRHVHIDNADRLPGWAVRELQRASEPALNQCLGSRGINLLMAQLQDRLINHGWVTTRVLAPPQNLLYGELHLNVMPGTVREIRFAEGSDSRVWLPAAMPVASGDLLDLRDIEQGLENLQRLPGVRARMALRPGAAPGESDIVLTRQQQNRLRWGAWLDDTGTKATGRKQGGVMLALDNPLGLNDMFQLTASRDTAFIRERHSRNYGLQYSVPYGYWKLGISASDYDYRRTVAGWGGRTYDYTGSSHMMDVSLSRLLHRGTFHKTTLATDIMTRQSRSFINGTEIDVQHRETTHWGLALDHRQYLGAATLDMGARYTRGVRAFGAHPAPEEAVGDATALSRIFGLSAHATMPFHLFGQSFRYQSQYQYQRSNTPLTAQEQFAIGNRWTVRGFDGENTLSADEGWYWRNELGWQIPATQQELYIALDHGEVDGNGSELLAGKRLTGDALGLRGHLYGTDYDLFVSHPVSQPENFRTSSVTAGFSLSWQGGFF; this is translated from the coding sequence ATGGCTGAGATCACCAGGGGCGGGGCACACATTGCGATCCTGATGCTGGCGCTGGCGGGCAGCAATGCGGTGTGGGCAGCACCGTCATCGGTTAACGATGAACTCTTGCGTCACCAGCAGACCCAGCAGCAAGCGCGTGATGCACAGCTGGCGCCGCCTACCCCTGATATCCGCTTTGGTGTTGAGGGCCGTGGCATGGGGTCTTCCGCCTACCCCGTTGAGCTCCCGTGTTTCATGATCCGGCATGTGCATATCGACAACGCTGATCGTCTGCCGGGCTGGGCAGTACGTGAGCTGCAACGCGCAAGCGAGCCAGCGCTGAACCAGTGTCTCGGCTCTAGGGGGATCAATCTGTTGATGGCTCAGCTGCAGGATCGCCTGATCAATCATGGTTGGGTGACCACGCGCGTGCTGGCCCCACCGCAGAACCTGCTGTATGGGGAGCTTCATCTTAACGTCATGCCCGGTACCGTTCGTGAGATACGTTTTGCCGAAGGCAGCGATTCGCGGGTCTGGCTGCCCGCTGCAATGCCGGTGGCATCAGGTGACTTACTTGACCTGCGGGATATCGAGCAGGGGCTGGAGAATTTGCAGCGCCTACCGGGCGTGCGGGCAAGAATGGCGCTGCGGCCGGGGGCTGCGCCGGGTGAGAGCGATATCGTGCTGACCCGCCAGCAGCAGAATCGGCTGCGCTGGGGCGCATGGCTGGACGATACCGGTACCAAGGCGACGGGACGCAAGCAGGGGGGCGTTATGTTGGCGCTCGATAATCCGCTGGGTTTGAACGATATGTTTCAGCTGACTGCCAGCCGTGATACGGCCTTCATCCGCGAGCGGCATTCGCGCAACTACGGTCTGCAGTATTCCGTGCCCTATGGGTATTGGAAGCTGGGGATCAGTGCCAGCGACTATGACTATCGGCGTACCGTGGCGGGCTGGGGTGGCCGTACTTATGATTATACCGGTAGCAGCCACATGATGGACGTGTCGCTATCGCGCCTATTGCACCGTGGCACCTTCCATAAAACGACACTGGCGACCGATATCATGACCCGCCAGTCCCGCAGTTTCATCAACGGCACTGAAATCGACGTCCAGCATCGCGAGACGACGCACTGGGGGCTGGCGCTCGATCATCGACAGTATCTTGGGGCCGCTACTTTGGATATGGGGGCTCGCTACACGCGCGGTGTGCGGGCCTTCGGTGCCCATCCAGCGCCAGAGGAAGCCGTCGGTGATGCTACCGCGCTCTCGCGTATCTTCGGGCTATCGGCGCATGCCACGATGCCTTTCCACCTTTTCGGTCAGTCCTTCCGCTACCAGTCTCAGTACCAGTATCAGCGCAGCAATACCCCTCTGACAGCCCAGGAGCAGTTCGCCATCGGCAACCGTTGGACCGTTCGCGGCTTTGATGGCGAGAACACGCTGAGCGCTGACGAAGGCTGGTATTGGCGCAACGAATTGGGTTGGCAGATTCCGGCGACGCAGCAAGAGCTGTATATCGCACTCGATCACGGTGAAGTCGACGGCAATGGCAGCGAGTTGTTAGCCGGCAAGCGGCTAACCGGAGATGCGCTTGGCCTTCGGGGCCACCTCTATGGCACTGATTATGACCTGTTCGTATCGCACCCCGTTTCACAGCCAGAGAATTTTCGCACCTCAAGCGTTACTGCGGGCTTTTCGCTGAGCTGGCAGGGCGGCTTCTTCTAG
- the trhP gene encoding prephenate-dependent tRNA uridine(34) hydroxylase TrhP, which yields MTKTTLRAPELLSPAGTFKNMRYAFAYGADAVYAGQPRYSLRVRNNDFKIDNLHKGIDYAHERGKQFYVASNIAAHNTKVDTYLRDMAPVIEAKPDALIMSDPGLIMLIRERWPEQTVHLSVQSNVVNYAAVRFWQQQGIKRIILSRELSLDEVARIRQECPDIELETFVHGALCIAYSGRCLLSGYFNHRDPNQGTCTNACRWKYDTVEATTDDSGDLIPVAQVSGQANVGRWSPDGQSQPGTLSALIEDTTRPGELMPVEEDEHGTYIMNSRDLRAVQHVPRLTEMGIHSLKIEGRTKSPYYVARTAQVYRRAIDDAVAGRPFDMRLMDELDNLANRGYTEGFYRRHVHDAYQNYENGHSIGVHQQFVGEVIPEGCTADTLEIRVKNRFGVGDTLELMLPGGNRRFVLDGMVKRSTGERMDVAPGDGHIVRIPLHGDAIAPERLQYGLLMRDLQSA from the coding sequence ATGACCAAGACCACACTTCGCGCGCCGGAGCTGCTTTCTCCAGCAGGTACTTTCAAGAACATGCGTTACGCCTTCGCTTACGGCGCTGATGCGGTCTATGCCGGTCAGCCACGGTATTCGCTGCGCGTACGCAATAACGACTTCAAGATCGACAACCTGCATAAGGGGATCGATTACGCTCACGAGCGCGGCAAGCAGTTCTACGTTGCGTCTAATATCGCGGCACACAACACCAAGGTAGATACGTACCTGCGGGATATGGCGCCAGTGATTGAGGCTAAGCCGGACGCGCTGATCATGTCCGATCCGGGGCTGATCATGCTGATTCGTGAGCGCTGGCCAGAGCAGACCGTTCACCTGTCGGTTCAGTCCAACGTTGTCAACTATGCGGCTGTGCGGTTCTGGCAGCAGCAGGGCATCAAACGCATCATTCTGTCGCGTGAGCTGTCATTGGACGAAGTGGCGCGTATTCGTCAGGAATGCCCGGATATTGAGCTGGAAACTTTTGTTCACGGCGCGCTGTGCATCGCCTATTCCGGTCGCTGCCTGCTGTCCGGTTACTTCAACCACCGTGATCCGAACCAGGGTACCTGCACCAATGCTTGCCGTTGGAAGTACGACACGGTTGAGGCCACGACCGATGACAGCGGTGATCTGATTCCGGTGGCACAGGTCAGTGGGCAAGCCAACGTCGGGCGTTGGTCGCCGGATGGTCAGAGCCAGCCCGGCACGCTGTCAGCGTTGATCGAAGATACGACGCGCCCCGGAGAGTTGATGCCTGTCGAAGAAGACGAGCACGGTACCTACATTATGAACTCGCGCGATCTGCGTGCCGTACAACACGTGCCGCGCCTGACCGAAATGGGTATTCACTCGCTCAAAATCGAAGGCCGTACCAAGTCGCCGTACTATGTGGCGCGTACCGCTCAGGTTTACCGTCGTGCGATCGACGATGCCGTGGCCGGTCGTCCGTTCGACATGCGTCTGATGGACGAGCTCGACAACCTTGCCAACCGTGGCTACACCGAAGGCTTCTATCGTCGTCACGTCCATGATGCCTATCAGAACTACGAGAATGGCCACTCTATTGGCGTGCATCAGCAGTTCGTGGGTGAAGTGATTCCGGAAGGGTGTACGGCCGATACGCTGGAAATTCGCGTCAAGAACCGTTTCGGTGTCGGCGATACGCTGGAGCTGATGCTGCCGGGCGGCAATCGCCGCTTCGTGTTGGATGGCATGGTGAAGCGCTCTACGGGTGAGCGCATGGACGTCGCGCCGGGTGACGGCCATATCGTGCGTATCCCGCTGCATGGTGATGCCATCGCGCCTGAACGTTTGCAGTATGGGCTGCTGATGCGTGATCTGCAGTCGGCATAA